A section of the Naumovozyma dairenensis CBS 421 chromosome 5, complete genome genome encodes:
- the RNR1 gene encoding ribonucleotide-diphosphate reductase subunit RNR1 (similar to Saccharomyces cerevisiae RNR1 (YER070W) and RNR3 (YIL066C); ancestral locus Anc_7.256) yields MYVIKRDGRKEPVKFDKITARISRLCYGLDPARIDAVKVTQRIISGVYEGVTTIELDNLAAETCAYMTTVHPDYATLAARLAISNLHKQTTKQFSTVIQNLHDYINPATGKHAPMISEDVYSIVMDNKDELNSSIVYDRDFQFNYFGFKTLERSYLLRINGQVAERPQHLIMRVALGIHGRDIKAALETYNLMSLRYFIHASPTLFNAGTPKPQMSSCFLVAMKDDSIEGIYDTLKECALISKTAGGIGLHIHNIRSTGSYIAGTNGTSNGLIPMVRVFNNTARYVDQGGNKRPGAFALYLEPWHADIFDFIEIRKNHGKEEIRARDLFPALWIPDLFMKRVEQNGQWTLFSPSSAPGLSDCYGEEFEELYTRYEREGRGKTIKAQKLWYSILEAQTETGTPFILYKDACNEKSNQKNLGVIKSSNLCCEIVEYSAPDETAVCNLASVALPAFIETSEDGKTSTYNFKKLHEISKVITRNLNRVIDRNYYPVPEARNSNMRHRPIALGVQGLADTYMLLRMPFESDEAKILNKQIFETIYHASLEASCELAQKDGPYLNFEDSPSAKGILQMDMWNQKPFGMWDWDTLRNDIRKYGLRNSLTMAPMPTASTSQILGYNECFEPVTSNMYSRRVLSGEFQVVNPYLLRDLVDLGIWDDGMKQHIITENGSIQNLPNVPDELKKLYKTIWEISQKTIIDMAADRSIYIDQSHSMNLFLRAPTMGKLTSMHFYGWKKGLKTGMYYLRTQAASAAIQFTIDQAIADKAASNIADVSNLNRPSYIPTDPTYTPSDFDPETAPAVEFTPAPRTADPAFELPTATVTAPAPAPAPAAPVAAPVASTPSRSNSPTPSNDSSLASSVGSLSIGETQPVVAIPESIQKKDVAPIADDEETEFDIYNSKVVACAIDNPEACEMCSG; encoded by the coding sequence ATGTACGTTATAAAAAGAGATGGTCGTAAAGAACCAGTCAAATTCGATAAAATTACTGCACGTATCTCACGTTTATGTTATGGTCTAGATCCAGCTCGCATCGACGCTGTTAAAGTCACTCAACGTATTATTTCCGGTGTTTATGAAGGTGTCACTACTATtgaattagataatttGGCCGCTGAAACTTGTGCTTACATGACCACTGTCCATCCAGATTATGCCACTTTAGCCGCTAGATTAGCAATCTCTAATTTACATAAACAAACTACAAAACAATTCTCCACTGTCATTCAGAATTTACATGACTATATCAACCCTGCCACTGGTAAACATGCCCCAATGATTTCAGAGGACGTCTACAGTATCGTCATGGATAACAAAGATGAACTTAACTCATCCATCGTTTACGACAGAGATTTCCAATTCAACTATTTCGGTTTCAAAACTTTAGAACGTTCATACCTTCTAAGGATTAACGGTCAAGTCGCTGAACGTCCACAACACTTAATAATGAGAGTCGCTCTTGGTATTCACGGTAGAGATATTAAAGCTGCCTTAGAAACTTACAACTTAATGTCCCTAAGATATTTCATTCATGCCTCTCCAACTCTTTTCAACGCTGGTACTCCAAAACCTCAAATGTCCTCTTGTTTCTTAGTCGCCATGAAAGATGATTCCATTGAAGGTATCTACGACACTCTAAAGGAATGTGCTTTAATCTCAAAGACTGCAGGTGGTATCGGTTTACATATTCATAACATTCGTTCCACTGGTTCTTATATCGCTGGTACTAATGGTACTTCTAATGGTTTGATTCCTATGGTCCGTGTTTTCAACAACACTGCTCGTTATGTCGATCAAGGTGGTAATAAGAGACCCGGTGCATTTGCCTTATACTTGGAACCATGGCATGCggatatatttgatttcattgaaattagaaagaaTCATGGTAAGGAGGAAATTCGTGCAAGAGATTTATTCCCAGCTTTATGGATTCCAGATTTATTCATGAAACGTGTCGAACAAAATGGTCAATGGACTTTATTCTCTCCAAGTTCTGCTCCTGGTTTGTCTGATTGTTATGGTGAAGAATTCGAAGAATTATATACTCGTTACGAAAGAGAAGGACGTGGTAAGACTATTAAGGCTCAAAAATTATGGTATTCTATTCTTGAAGCTCAAACTGAAACTGGTACTCCATTCATCTTATACAAGGATGCTTGTAACGAAAAATCTAATCAAAAGAATTTGGGTGTTattaaatcttcaaatttgtGTTGTGAAATCGTCGAATATTCTGCTCCAGATGAAACTGCTGTTTGTAATTTAGCTTCGGTCGCTTTACCTGCTTTTATTGAAACTTCTGAAGATGGTAAGACTTCCACTTATAACTTCAAGAAATTACATGAAATTTCTAAAGTTATTACTCGTAATTTGAACAGGGTTATTGACCGTAATTATTATCCAGTTCCAGAAGCTAGAAACTCTAATATGAGACATAGACCAATTGCTCTTGGTGTTCAAGGTTTAGCTGATACTTATATGCTTTTACGTATGCCTTTCGAATCTGATGAAGCAAAGATTctaaacaaacaaatctTCGAAACTATCTACCATGCTTCTTTAGAAGCTTCATGTGAATTAGCTCAAAAGGATGGCCCATATTTGAACTTCGAAGACTCTCCATCTGCTAAAGGTATCTTACAAATGGATATGTGGAATCAAAAACCATTCGGTATGTGGGATTGGGATACTTTAAGAAATGATATTAGAAAATACGGTTTAAGAAACTCCTTAACTATGGCTCCAATGCCAACTGCTTCTACTTCTCAAATTTTGGGTTACAATGAATGTTTCGAACCTGTTACCTCCAACATGTACTCTCGTCGTGTCTTATCTGGTGAATTCCAAGTCGTTAACCCATATTTGTTACGTGATTTGGTCGATTTAGGTATTTGGGATGATGGTATGAAACAACATATTATTACTGAAAATGGTTCTATTCAAAACTTACCAAATGTCCCAgatgaattaaagaagCTATACAAAACCATTTGGGAAATTTCTCAAAAGACTATTATTGACATGGCTGCTGACCGTTCCATTTACATTGATCAATCTCATTCTATGAACTTGTTCTTACGTGCTCCAACAATGGGTAAATTAACAAGTATGCATTTCTATGGTTGGAAGAAGGGTTTGAAGACCGGTATGTACTACTTAAGAACTCAAGCTGCTTCTGCTGCTATTCAATTCACTATTGATCAAGCTATTGCTGATAAGGCCGCTAGTAATATTGCTGACGTAAGTAATTTGAACCGTCCATCATATATTCCAACTGATCCTACTTACACTCCATCTGATTTTGATCCAGAAACTGCTCCAGCTGTTGAATTTACTCCTGCTCCACGTACTGCTGACCCAGCTTTTGAACTTCCTACTGCTACAGTCACTGCTCCAGCTCCAGCTCCAGCTCCAGCAGCCCCTGTCGCTGCTCCAGTTGCATCTACTCCTTCAAGATCCAACTCTCCAACTCCATCTAACGATTCATCTCTAGCAAGCAGTGTCGGTTCTCTTTCAATTGGAGAAACACAACCAGTTGTAGCCATTCCAGAAAGTATACAGAAGAAAGACGTCGCTCCAATtgcagatgatgaagaaactgaATTTGATATTTACAATTCAAAGGTTGTTGCATGTGCTATTGATAATCCAGAAGCTTGTGAAATGTGTTCTGGTTAA
- the SEC6 gene encoding SNARE-binding exocyst subunit SEC6 (similar to Saccharomyces cerevisiae SEC6 (YIL068C); ancestral locus Anc_7.258) encodes MSSIPKISDLIKTDLSLERIRDIKEQFLKQKSTIEYQLNKESEKYYGNVQESLNLLNTSQKSVNAIKERLNDVDKLSKESKSSIDRYDVIFDATKLYDTINTTSAIYDKIMNFTNLVDKMDQMLEQELSMDAIESGCPYLLDIHYSLTIARDFQDRMNVMAQVSTDDVQRIVQKVFNKVSGLVTKFDQLLESLIYDLVEIVRSGQISLAIRLFKIIDLEEREDLRITAIRNIIKKKEIQAEKSSIRKLPNNKNAARLLEDEHSIVEYPTPNGLYNEILSGTIASRTLPRGYRNFFFNKLQQSIADMFIEVRKEYKDEKTFEVLNNLDWVFNELLMFKEHISLYCSKHWNIFDKAYEYYYNEMHILVNELVESEPETIIILDILDFDKSFQQTLIKDFGFKKKDIKSIIGPEQKEKLFKDYLNLIVEKMTEWISNLEKAEFVVFLERATPPHIDPEGLLFLDGTKTCFQMFTQQVEVASGSGQAKILVGVIEKFTNLLLIRQKHWIANINSEVKRLLRYNELYDIDPQNIPEEDQCPGGLLEYLIAVSNDQMRAADYTMALSTKYGNLVSKVYEKEISIHMNRSLDGFAEVVKCTSNGLLSIIFDDLKGPYHEIFSKSWYTGSQVQQISDTLNEYLVDIKAQMSPVVFSVFIGNIIDESFLQFINALNEHHSFKSKNNKFLGCMKRDFEIFFELFAKFVPEENKQEIIDVRFKVMEYFIDLSCGPLDEIMDTWANLLVEYPETPIDFLTGILTCRKDVDSSDRKHMLKDGIININDPERVKRLNNKVTEISFISRFVFNSSK; translated from the coding sequence ATGTCGTCGATACCTAAAATTTCAGATTTAATCAAGACGgatttatcattagaaaGAATCCGAGATATTAAGGAACAGTTCCTTAAACAGAAATCTACAATTGAgtatcaattaaataaagaatctgaaaaatattatggAAATGTTCAAGAAAGTCTAAATCTATTAAATACCTCTCAGAAATCTGTCAACGCAATCAAGGAACGATTGAATGATGTCGATAAATTAAGTAAAGAGAGTAAATCCTCAATTGATAGATATGATGTGATATTCGATGCCActaaattatatgataCTATTAATACTACCTCGGCAATTTATGATAAGATTATGAACTTCACTAATTTGGTTGATAAGATGGATCAAATGTTAGAGCAGGAATTATCAATGGATGCAATTGAATCGGGTTGCCCCTATCTTTTAGACATACACTATTCATTGACCATCGCGAGAGATTTCCAAGATCGAATGAATGTAATGGCTCAGGTTTCAACAGATGATGTACAAAGAATTGTTCAAAAAGTTTTTAATAAAGTTTCTGGATTAGTCACGAAATTTGATCAACTATTGGAATCTTTAATTTATGACCTCGTGGAAATTGTTAGATCAGGTCAAATTTCTTTAGCCATAAGATTATTTAAGATTATTGATTTAGAGGAAAGAGAAGATTTAAGAATTACAGCTAtcagaaatattattaagaaaaaggaaattcaAGCTGAAAAATCCTCCATTAGGAAACTTCCGAATAACAAAAATGCAGCAAGgttattagaagatgaacaTTCTATTGTGGAATATCCAACCCCCAATGGGCTTTATAATGAAATTCTTAGTGGAACCATCGCATCAAGAACATTACCGCGTGGTTAtagaaattttttcttcaataaattacaacaaTCAATTGCAGATATGTTTATTGAAGTACGGAAAGAATATAAGGACGAAAAAACATTTGAAGttcttaataatttagatTGGGTATTTAATGAACTATTAATGTTTAAAGAAcatatttcattatattgCTCTAAACATTGGAATATCTTTGATAAAGCTTacgaatattattataatgagATGCATATACTGGTAAATGAGTTAGTAGAGTCTGAACCTGAgactattattattttagacattttagattttgataaGAGTTTCCAACAAACCTTAATAAAAGATTTCGgtttcaagaaaaaagatatCAAAAGTATTATTGGACCAgaacaaaaggaaaaacTATTCAAAGATTACTTGAATTTGATTGTGGAGAAAATGACGGAATGGATCTCCAATTTAGAAAAAGCAGAATTTGTTGTTTTCCTAGAAAGAGCTACACCTCCTCATATAGACCCAGAGgggttattatttttagatGGTACAAAGACATGTTTCCAAATGTTTACTCAACAAGTAGAAGTGGCATCAGGTTCAGGCCAAGCTAAGATATTAGTTGGTGTTATTGAGAAATTTACCAATCTGTTATTAATTCGTCAAAAACACTGGATTgcaaatattaatagtGAAGTTAAACGATTACTAAGATATAATGAACTATATGATATTGATCCGCAAAATATTCCTGAAGAGGACCAATGTCCAGGTGGGTTATTAGAATATTTGATTGCAGTTTCCAATGACCAAATGAGAGCAGCAGATTATACTATGGCGCTGTCTACTAAATATGGTAATTTAGTCAGTAAAGTTTATGAGAAGGAAATTTCAATACATATGAATAGATCATTAGATGGGTTTGCAGAAGTGGTTAAATGTACATCCAATGGGTTgttatcaataatatttgatgatttaaagGGTCCATATCATGAAATATTCAGTAAGAGTTGGTATACTGGTAGTCAAGTACAACAAATTTCAGATACATTGAATGAATACCTTGTTGATATTAAGGCACAGATGAGTCCCGTCGTATTTAGTGTTTTCATTGGTAATATTATCgatgaatcatttttaCAATTTATCAACGCATTAAATGAACATCATTCATTTAAAAGTAAGAACAATAAATTCCTAGGATGTATGAAAAGAGATttcgaaatatttttcGAATTATTTGCCAAATTTGTACCtgaagaaaacaaacaagaaattattgatgTTAGATTTAAAGTAATGgaatatttcattgatttaaGTTGCGGACCACTGGATGAAATTATGGATACCTGGGCGAATTTATTAGTGGAGTATCCTGAGACTCCAATTGATTTCCTTACAGGTATATTGACATGTAGAAAAGACGTGGATTCTTCCGATAGAAAGCATATGCTAAAGGATGgtataataaatatcaaTGACCCAGAGAGAGTTAAGAGATTAAATAACAAAGTTACTGAAATATCATTCATCAGTAGatttgttttcaattcatcgAAATGA
- the TDA2 gene encoding Tda2p (similar to Saccharomyces cerevisiae YER071C; ancestral locus Anc_7.259), which yields MNVQVEEVDLSQAPFSSEKLIDFIESSYDSIVNADDESALKDIWIRNILQRLNKFSSSYKYVVSMTCLESSKDQNTQNNYSISTSFGAIWNPQKDGQFTYRINSKHSDTLDKEYMFTIMWIYK from the coding sequence ATGAATGTGCAAGTTGAAGAAGTAGATCTATCACAAGCCCCCTTTTCTTCAGAGAAACTAATAGACTTCATTGAGTCAAGTTACGACTCAATTGTAAATGCAGATGACGAGTCCGCATTAAAGGATATATGGATTCGAAATATTCTACAACGTTTGAATAAGTTTTCATCCTCTTATAAATATGTCGTTTCAATGACGTGCTTAGAATCATCTAAAGATCAGAACACTCAGaataattattcaatttccaCCTCGTTTGGTGCCATTTGGAATCCCCAAAAAGATGGCCAATTCACATATAGAATTAATAGTAAGCATAGTGATACGCTCGATAAAGAATACATGTTTACAATAATGTGgatatataaatga
- the VTC1 gene encoding Vtc1p (similar to Saccharomyces cerevisiae VTC1 (YER072W); ancestral locus Anc_7.260): protein MSSAPLLQKTPGKKIALPTRVEPKVFFANERTFLSWLNFTVMLGGLGVGLLNFGDKIGKISAGLFTFVAMGTMIYALVTYHWRAAAIRRRGSGPYDDRLGPTLLCFFLLLAVVINFILRLKANDHVSVPSQ from the coding sequence atgtcGTCAGCTCCATTATTACAAAAGACTCCAGGGAAGAAAATTGCGTTACCAACAAGAGTGGAACCAAAAGTGTTCTTCGCTAATGAACGTACCTTCTTATCATGGTTGAATTTCACAGTCATGTTAGGTGGATTAGGTGTTGGACTATTAAACTTTGGTGACAAGATTGGGAAAATTAGTGCAGGGTTGTTTACATTTGTAGCCATGGGTACAATGATATATGCCTTAGTTACCTACCATTGGAGAGCTGCTGCCATTAGGAGGAGAGGTTCTGGTCCATATGATGATAGATTAGGTCCTACGTTATTAtgttttttccttttacTTGCAGTGgttattaattttattttaagaTTGAAAGCTAATGATCATGTAAGTGTCCCAAGTCagtaa
- the ALD5 gene encoding aldehyde dehydrogenase (NAD(P)(+)) ALD5 (similar to Saccharomyces cerevisiae ALD5 (YER073W); ancestral locus Anc_7.261), whose product MLSRATSYSASTISKRLVRLYSQLPLKVPITLPNGIKYEQPTGLFINGEFVKSKEGKTVDVIDPSTEKLITPIYEAFQDDVDIAVAAAKKAFHSNWSQLEPEARAKSLFKLADLIEENSELLASIESMDNGKSLTCSRGDVDLVSKYLRSCAGWADKLNGNVINTGKDHFAYTTREPLGVCGQIIPWNFPLLMWSWKIGPALATGNTVVLKPAENTPLSALFASQLCKEAGIPNGVVNIIPGSGRIVGESLCKHPDIKKIAFTGSTRTGSHIMKTAADTIKKVTLELGGKSPNIVFADADLDKAVKDIAFGIFYNSGEVCCAGSRVYVQDSVYEEVLQKFKAYTETLKVGNPFDESNFQGAQTSKQQLSKILDYVKIGTKEGARVITGGERCGKNGYFVKPTIFADVKEDMKIVKEEIFGPIVTVSKFSTVDEVVSMANDSQYGLAAGIHTKDVNKAIDVSNRLNAGTIWINTYNAFHQNVPFGGFGQSGIGREMGAAALDNYTQVKSVRMAITKPKY is encoded by the coding sequence ATGCTATCCCGTGCGACATCTTACTCGGCATCTACCATCTCTAAAAGATTGGTCCGTCTGTATTCTCAATTACCATTAAAAGTTCCAATCACTTTACCAAATGGTATCAAATATGAACAACCAACAGGGCTATTCATCAACGGTGAATTTGTCAAATCTAAAGAAGGAAAGACAGTTGATGTCATTGATCCATCcactgaaaaattaattactCCAATTTATGAAGCATTCCAAGATGATGTGGACATTGCCGTTGCCGCTGCGAAAAAGGCATTCCATTCGAATTGGTCACAATTAGAACCTGAAGCCCGTGCCAAGAGCCTTTTCAAATTAGCTGATTTAATCGAAGAAAATTCAGAATTATTAGCATCCATCGAATCAATGGATAATGGGAAATCATTAACTTGTTCACGTGGTGATGTAGATTTGGTATCTAAATACTTACGTTCCTGTGCTGGTTGGGctgataaattgaatggaAACGTTATTAATACGGGGAAAGATCATTTCGCCTACACAACAAGAGAACCATTGGGTGTTTGTGGTCAAATAATTCCATGGAATTTCCCTCTCTTAATGTGGTCTTGGAAAATTGGTCCAGCTTTGGCAACGGGGAATACTGTCGTATTAAAACCTGCTGAAAATACTCCATTATCTGCTTTGTTTGCATCTCAATTATGTAAAGAGGCTGGGATTCCAAACGGTGTCGTTAATATTATCCCAGGTTCAGGGAGAATAGTGGGTGAAAGTCTTTGTAAACATCCtgatattaaaaaaattgcaTTCACTGGTTCCACTCGTACTGGTAGTCATATCATGAAAACTGCTGCTGATACCATCAAAAAGGTTACTTTAGAATTAGGTGGGAAATCGCcaaatattgtttttgCTGATGCTGACCTAGATAAGGCAGTGAAAGATATTGCTTTCGGTATCTTTTATAACTCAGGTGAAGTTTGTTGTGCCGGTTCAAGAGTTTACGTTCAAGATTCTGTCTATGAAGAagttttacaaaaatttaaaGCATATACTGAAACTTTGAAAGTGGGTAACCCATTTGATGAATCAAATTTCCAAGGTGCACAAACTTCAAAGCAACAATTGTCGAAGATTTTAGATTATGTTAAAATCGGTACTAAAGAAGGTGCTCGTGTCATCACTGGTGGTGAAAGATGTGGTAAGAACGGTTATTTCGTTAAACCAACTATTTTCGCTGACGTAAAGGAAGACATGAAAATtgttaaagaagaaattttcGGCCCAATTGTTACCGTTTCTAAATTCTCGACTGTTGATGAAGTAGTATCAATGGCAAATGATTCTCAATATGGCTTAGCTGCTGGTATTCACACTAAGGATGTAAACAAGGCCATTGATGTATCAAATAGATTAAATGCTGGTACTATTTGGATTAATACTTATAACGCATTTCATCAAAACGTTCCATTCGGTGGTTTTGGTCAATCTGGTATTGGTCGTGAAATGGGTGCTGCTGCATTAGATAATTATACCCAAGTTAAATCAGTCAGGATGGCAATTACAAAACCAAAATAttaa
- the NDAI0E04940 gene encoding uncharacterized protein has product MSDENKQDNINLLLVNAVSGGIKPKAAQKSMTYEKLTLRALESCVKFSGGLSDTIDVNTWAEKIAWTLKNSAAKGFDAASLVESRLSSPAENWFIETIKDLGDTIESERPQFFLNLVIEKFKDLNLKTKRLSKLMNLRITSGESGHIFERTSLELPEEYISRQCLLEIFVSKVPSFIRDHLLTNPPSGFGLSF; this is encoded by the coding sequence ATGTCGGATGAGAATAAACAAGACAACATCAACCTATTACTTGTCAATGCCGTCTCCGGTGGCATTAAACCAAAAGCCGCTCAAAAGTCAATGACCTATGAGAAGCTAACTTTGAGAGCTTTAGAGTCTTGCGTTAAATTTAGTGGAGGTTTATCTGATACTATTGACGTCAATACCTGGGCTGAGAAGATAGCTTGGACACTTAAGAACTCAGCAGCAAAAGGATTTGATGCAGCTTCTCTTGTGGAAAGTCGTCTCTCATCCCCAGCGGAAAACTGGTTCATCGAGACGATCAAAGATTTGGGTGATACCATTGAAAGTGAACGTCCAcaatttttcttaaatttAGTTATTGAGAAATTCAAAGACTTAAATTTAAAGACAAAACGTTTGtcaaaattaatgaatttgagaATCACCTCTGGTGAATCAGGTCATATATTTGAAAGGACAAGTTTGGAGTTACCggaagaatatatttccaGACAGTGTCTTTTAGAAATTTTTGTGTCAAAGGTTCCATCATTTATTAGGGATCATCTGTTGACCAATCCACCTTCAGGTTTTGGACTCAGCTTCTAA